The genome window CCCCGGATCCTCCAATCGAACCCATGTCCATTGATTTGGAGGAATCCCGTTGACCCATCCCACACTAGTCCGGCCCGCCTTGGCTGGAATCCTGGCCGGAGCCGTCATCCTGGCGGCCTGCTCGAACACCGAATCGCCCGACGCCTCTGCCTCCACCCTGACCGGCTCTCTCTTCGTGTCTGGATCGTCAACGGTCGAGCCGATCTCGCTTGCGAACGCTGAGAAGTTCGCCGCCACGCAGCCGAACGTTGACATCTCGGTCGAGGGGCCCGGCACGAGCGACGGCTTCGCGCTCTTCTGCGCAGGCGAAAGCGACGTGCAGGACGCGTCGCGCGCCATCAAGGAGGCGGAGATCGCAACCTGCACGGAGAACGGCATCGAGTTCATCGAGCTGTACATCGCCATCGACGGCCTCTCCGTCATCACGTCGGCACTCAACGACCAGGTGGAATGCCTGAGCTTCACCGATCTGTGGGCGCTCCTTGGGCCCGAGAACGAGGGCGAGAACGGCTCGCCTTGGTCTGACTACAACGACCTGGCGCAGGCGACGGCGGATGCCACCGATGGCACCTTCGGGGATATCCACACTCCCTATCTCGATGCACCGCTCTTCGTGACGGCGCCGGGAGAGGAGTCGGGCACGTTCGACTCCTTCGTCGAGCT of Chloroflexota bacterium contains these proteins:
- a CDS encoding substrate-binding domain-containing protein, yielding MAGILAGAVILAACSNTESPDASASTLTGSLFVSGSSTVEPISLANAEKFAATQPNVDISVEGPGTSDGFALFCAGESDVQDASRAIKEAEIATCTENGIEFIELYIAIDGLSVITSALNDQVECLSFTDLWALLGPENEGENGSPWSDYNDLAQATADATDGTFGDIHTPYLDAPLFVTAPGEESGTFDSFVELVVGPVGAALGMEDITTRIGYQSSGDDNAIIQGVAGTADSPTTLGWVGFAYVEENLDSVKPLAIDAGDGCIEPTIETIASGDYPIARPLFIYVNAAVAEENDALAAFVDFYLSDEGRASVSEVRYVDIPDEDWQATVDTWEARTTGAHYGS